From the Amycolatopsis thermoflava N1165 genome, one window contains:
- a CDS encoding DinB family protein has protein sequence MAGNVRPVADERDGLLTFLAQQRYVLRLAARGLSDAQARLTPTRSALSIGGLVKHVTSAERRWMAAVRGSPADGEDVADFVVGQGETLSEVLTAYDSAASETEEIVAGIPDLGQPVRVPWLPDEVDAWTVRWVLLHLIQETARHAGHADILREHIDGATAVPLMAATEGWPVRPWLNPRSPSG, from the coding sequence ATGGCTGGGAATGTCCGTCCGGTGGCCGACGAGCGCGACGGCCTGCTCACTTTTCTCGCGCAGCAGCGGTACGTCCTGCGCCTGGCGGCGCGTGGTCTGAGCGATGCGCAGGCGCGGCTGACGCCCACGCGGAGCGCGCTGAGCATCGGCGGGTTGGTGAAACACGTGACGAGCGCCGAGCGACGGTGGATGGCCGCGGTGCGGGGCTCCCCGGCGGACGGCGAGGACGTGGCGGATTTCGTTGTGGGTCAAGGGGAAACGCTGTCCGAGGTGCTGACCGCCTACGACTCGGCGGCCAGCGAGACCGAGGAGATCGTCGCCGGGATCCCGGATCTGGGGCAGCCGGTGCGGGTGCCGTGGCTCCCGGACGAGGTGGACGCGTGGACCGTGCGGTGGGTGCTGCTGCACCTGATCCAGGAAACCGCGCGGCACGCCGGGCACGCGGACATCCTGCGAGAACACATCGACGGTGCGACCGCGGTGCCGCTGATGGCCGCGACGGAGGGGTGGCCGGTCAGACCGTGGCTGAACCCCCGCTCCCCCAGCGGCTGA
- a CDS encoding helix-turn-helix domain-containing protein: MVAVLSIASRAGVAVRVVRCGGRHRGWSAPEGRSAPELVLVRRGWFRRRTRAGVFEADPTVGYLSLPDQEETFAHPGGGDVCTAIQFAPSLWASLFGEHRPATPAVYVDAALELAHRRFIASTRQADSDYALPESLLALTRAAIGPAPHLDTRASPHLGARATDRDIVARARIAIVERHPAAGSLLSLAELLHVSPFRLSRAFTREMGVPLTRYRNRVRVGVVLERLEAGETDLAGLAADLGFADQAHLTRTVKEHVGHPPTALRRLLGTTDV, encoded by the coding sequence ATGGTGGCCGTTCTCTCGATTGCCTCGCGGGCGGGCGTCGCGGTGCGGGTTGTGCGTTGTGGGGGTCGGCATCGCGGGTGGTCGGCGCCTGAGGGGCGCTCCGCGCCGGAACTGGTGCTCGTTCGGCGGGGCTGGTTCCGGCGCCGGACGCGCGCCGGGGTCTTCGAGGCCGATCCGACCGTTGGCTACCTCTCGCTGCCGGATCAAGAAGAGACCTTCGCGCATCCCGGGGGTGGTGACGTGTGCACCGCCATCCAGTTCGCGCCCTCGCTATGGGCCTCGCTCTTCGGGGAGCATCGGCCGGCCACTCCGGCCGTCTACGTCGACGCCGCGCTCGAGCTCGCCCACCGGCGGTTCATCGCGTCCACCCGGCAGGCCGACTCCGACTACGCGCTGCCGGAAAGCCTCCTCGCCCTCACCCGCGCCGCCATCGGGCCTGCGCCCCACCTCGACACCCGGGCGTCACCGCACCTCGGCGCCCGGGCCACCGACCGGGACATCGTCGCCAGGGCGCGCATTGCCATCGTCGAGCGGCACCCGGCCGCCGGCAGCCTCCTCTCCCTCGCCGAACTGCTCCACGTCTCCCCCTTCCGGCTCAGCCGCGCCTTCACCCGCGAAATGGGCGTGCCCCTCACCCGCTACCGCAACCGGGTCCGCGTCGGGGTGGTGCTGGAACGCCTCGAAGCCGGCGAAACGGACCTGGCAGGACTCGCGGCCGACCTCGGCTTCGCCGACCAGGCCCACCTCACCCGGACCGTCAAGGAACACGTCGGCCACCCGCCGACGGCCCTCCGGCGGCTGCTCGGAACCACCGACGTGTGA
- a CDS encoding SRPBCC family protein — MASIRTEILIDTPLDVVWAALRDWGALHERLAPGFVTDTRLDGTDRIVTFFDGTVVREVLVDLDDDAHRLVWSVVGGPYTHHNGVAQVFADGPGRTRFVWVADLLPGDLAARTGALMEQGTAVIKETLEAQALPA; from the coding sequence ATGGCTTCGATACGTACGGAAATCCTGATCGACACTCCTCTCGACGTGGTCTGGGCGGCTCTTCGGGACTGGGGCGCGCTGCACGAACGCCTCGCCCCCGGCTTCGTCACCGACACGCGCCTGGACGGCACGGACCGGATCGTCACCTTCTTCGACGGCACGGTCGTGCGTGAGGTGCTGGTCGACCTCGACGACGACGCGCACCGGCTCGTCTGGTCCGTCGTCGGCGGGCCCTACACCCATCACAACGGCGTCGCGCAGGTGTTCGCCGACGGGCCGGGCCGGACGCGGTTCGTCTGGGTCGCCGACCTCCTCCCCGGAGACCTCGCGGCACGCACCGGTGCTTTGATGGAGCAAGGCACCGCGGTCATCAAGGAGACGCTGGAGGCACAGGCCCTCCCGGCCTGA
- a CDS encoding ABC transporter ATP-binding protein: protein MSPNQAPALAEKTAPAETTSAIRLRGLRKEFGSVVAVEGVDLDIAQGEFFSMLGPSGSGKTTVLRMIAGFELPTSGTVELAGRDVTRLAPFERDVNTVFQDYALFPHMTVQQNVEYGLRVKKVPRAQRRERAREALRTVHLEGFEGRKPTQLSGGQRQRVALARALVNRPKVLLLDEPLGALDLKLRHAMQTELKQIQRDVGITFIFVTHDQDEALTMSDRIAVFNTGGIEQVGTPSEVYEEPATAFVAGFVGTSNLLSGDSAEAVLGTRGVFSIRPEKIRIDPDLSQPAAVGEISATGTVTSTSYAGATVRYVVALDVGGQLSVVRQNAGAPLELADNRVRLCWRQEHNFRITE, encoded by the coding sequence ATGTCGCCCAACCAAGCTCCCGCACTGGCCGAAAAGACCGCCCCGGCGGAGACCACGAGCGCGATCCGGCTGCGTGGCCTGCGCAAGGAGTTCGGCTCCGTGGTCGCCGTCGAGGGCGTCGACCTGGACATCGCGCAGGGCGAGTTCTTCTCGATGCTCGGCCCGTCCGGCTCGGGCAAGACGACCGTGCTGCGCATGATCGCCGGGTTCGAGCTGCCCACGTCCGGCACGGTCGAACTGGCCGGCCGCGACGTCACCCGGCTGGCGCCGTTCGAGCGGGACGTCAACACCGTGTTCCAGGACTACGCGCTGTTCCCGCACATGACCGTGCAGCAGAACGTCGAGTACGGGTTGCGGGTCAAGAAGGTGCCCCGCGCGCAGCGCCGCGAACGCGCCCGCGAGGCGCTGCGGACCGTCCACTTGGAAGGATTCGAGGGCCGCAAACCCACACAGCTCTCCGGCGGTCAGCGGCAACGCGTCGCGCTGGCCCGCGCGCTCGTCAACCGCCCCAAGGTGCTGCTGCTCGACGAACCCCTCGGCGCGCTGGACCTGAAACTGCGGCACGCCATGCAAACCGAGCTGAAGCAGATCCAGCGCGACGTCGGCATCACGTTCATCTTCGTGACGCACGACCAGGACGAGGCGCTGACGATGAGCGACCGCATCGCCGTGTTCAACACCGGCGGGATCGAACAGGTCGGCACGCCGAGCGAGGTGTACGAGGAGCCGGCCACCGCGTTCGTCGCCGGGTTCGTCGGCACGTCGAACCTGCTGTCCGGCGACAGCGCCGAGGCGGTGCTCGGCACGCGAGGCGTGTTCAGCATCCGGCCGGAGAAGATCCGCATCGACCCGGACCTGTCACAACCGGCCGCCGTCGGCGAAATCTCCGCGACGGGCACGGTGACCAGCACCTCCTACGCCGGCGCCACCGTCCGCTACGTGGTGGCGCTCGACGTCGGCGGGCAGCTCTCGGTGGTCCGGCAGAACGCCGGCGCACCCCTCGAACTTGCCGACAACCGAGTCCGCCTGTGTTGGCGGCAAGAGCACAACTTCCGCATAACCGAGTAA
- a CDS encoding ABC transporter permease, which yields MMLSKKTKYVLLAALVLGLAVIYVPLLVVLLNSVNSDTTFGWPPSGFTLEWWGRAAQNEGVLRALWTSLQAGLAATAIALVLGMMAAFALQRYRFFGKDTVSLLIILPIALPGIVTGIALNNAFRTILGVDLGLFTAIVAHATFCIVVVFNNVVARLRRMGGNLEEASMDLGADGITTFRLVTFPMLRSALLAGGLLAFALSFDEIIVTTFTLGAGLQTLPIWILDNLFRPNQAPVVNVVAAVLIVVSTVPVYLAQRLSGDTASGGRL from the coding sequence ATGATGCTTTCGAAGAAGACCAAGTACGTGCTGCTCGCCGCGCTGGTGCTCGGGCTCGCCGTGATCTACGTGCCGCTGCTGGTGGTGCTGCTGAACTCGGTCAACAGCGACACCACGTTCGGCTGGCCGCCGTCCGGGTTCACGCTCGAATGGTGGGGCCGCGCGGCGCAGAACGAGGGTGTGCTGCGGGCGTTGTGGACCAGCCTGCAGGCGGGGCTGGCGGCCACCGCGATCGCCCTGGTGCTCGGCATGATGGCGGCGTTCGCGCTGCAGCGGTACCGGTTCTTCGGCAAGGACACGGTTTCGCTGCTGATCATCCTGCCGATCGCGCTGCCCGGCATCGTCACCGGCATCGCGCTGAACAACGCCTTCCGCACCATCCTGGGTGTCGACCTCGGCCTGTTCACCGCGATCGTCGCGCACGCCACGTTCTGCATCGTCGTGGTGTTCAACAACGTCGTCGCGCGGCTGCGGCGGATGGGCGGCAACCTCGAAGAGGCGTCCATGGACCTCGGGGCCGACGGGATCACCACGTTCCGGCTGGTCACGTTCCCGATGCTGCGGTCGGCGCTGCTCGCGGGCGGGCTGCTGGCGTTCGCGCTGTCGTTCGACGAGATCATCGTGACCACGTTCACCCTCGGCGCCGGGCTGCAGACGCTGCCGATCTGGATCCTGGACAACCTGTTCCGGCCCAACCAGGCGCCGGTGGTCAACGTGGTCGCCGCGGTGCTGATCGTGGTGTCGACGGTCCCGGTGTACCTGGCGCAGCGGCTGTCCGGGGACACGGCCAGCGGCGGGCGGCTGTAG
- a CDS encoding ABC transporter permease: MSIAASVSGFLYRKPRLRLGMLLSAPLLWLGLAYLGALAALFVTAFWHTDTFTGQVVTEWSLDNFATLFTDEVYRTITFRTLGIAVAVTVIDAVIAFPMAFYMAKFASPRAQRILVIAVMTPLWASYLVKAYSWRVMLSGNGLVGWLFGATPGYGLTATILTLSYLWLPYMILPIYAGLDRLPNSLVEASSDLGGRSWRTFRSVVLPLTFPAIVAGSIFTFSLTLGDYITVKIVGGAGQMLGNVVYDNIGAANNLPFAATVATVPVVIMLVYLAAVRRTGALDNL, from the coding sequence ATGAGCATCGCCGCCAGTGTGTCGGGATTCCTGTACCGCAAACCCAGGTTGCGGCTGGGCATGCTGCTCAGCGCGCCACTGCTCTGGCTGGGCCTGGCCTACCTCGGCGCACTGGCGGCGTTGTTCGTCACCGCCTTCTGGCACACCGACACGTTCACCGGCCAGGTCGTCACCGAGTGGTCGCTGGACAACTTCGCGACCCTGTTCACCGACGAGGTCTACCGCACGATCACGTTCCGCACCCTCGGGATCGCGGTGGCGGTGACGGTGATCGACGCGGTCATCGCCTTCCCGATGGCCTTCTACATGGCCAAGTTCGCCTCGCCGCGGGCGCAGCGGATCCTGGTGATCGCGGTGATGACGCCGCTGTGGGCCAGTTACCTCGTCAAGGCGTACTCGTGGCGGGTCATGCTGTCGGGCAATGGGCTGGTTGGGTGGCTCTTCGGCGCCACCCCCGGCTACGGCCTGACCGCCACCATCCTCACGCTGTCCTACCTGTGGCTGCCCTACATGATCCTGCCGATCTACGCGGGACTGGACCGGTTGCCGAACTCGCTCGTCGAGGCGTCGAGCGACCTGGGCGGCCGGTCGTGGCGGACGTTCCGGTCGGTGGTGCTGCCGCTGACGTTCCCCGCGATCGTGGCCGGGTCGATCTTCACGTTCTCGCTGACGCTGGGCGACTACATCACCGTCAAGATCGTCGGTGGCGCCGGCCAGATGCTCGGCAACGTCGTCTACGACAACATCGGCGCGGCGAACAACCTCCCCTTCGCGGCGACGGTCGCGACGGTGCCGGTCGTGATCATGCTCGTCTACCTCGCCGCGGTGCGCCGGACCGGTGCGCTCGACAACCTCTAG
- a CDS encoding methylated-DNA--[protein]-cysteine S-methyltransferase — translation MTALGYALFDTAIGHCGIAWGEHGVTGVRLPDGAPATTRSRLRADFPGAVESAPPDEIQAAIDEITALLRGERRDLLGIVLDYQGVPDFNRRVYEIARNIPPGRTLTYGDIAHRLGMPGSAQAVGQALGHNPFPIVVPCHRVLAAGRRMGGFSARGGVETKRQMLIIEGADVQPTLF, via the coding sequence ATGACAGCTCTGGGTTACGCGCTCTTCGACACCGCGATCGGTCACTGCGGCATCGCCTGGGGTGAGCACGGCGTCACCGGCGTCCGCCTGCCCGACGGCGCGCCCGCCACTACGCGGTCCCGTCTTCGGGCCGACTTCCCCGGGGCCGTCGAGTCGGCGCCGCCCGACGAGATCCAGGCCGCGATCGACGAGATCACCGCCCTCCTTCGTGGTGAGCGCCGCGACCTCCTCGGGATCGTTCTCGACTACCAGGGCGTGCCGGACTTCAACCGACGCGTGTACGAGATCGCGCGGAACATCCCGCCCGGGCGGACCCTCACCTACGGCGACATCGCCCACCGGCTCGGCATGCCGGGGTCGGCGCAGGCAGTCGGCCAGGCGCTGGGGCACAACCCCTTCCCGATCGTCGTGCCGTGCCACCGCGTGCTGGCCGCCGGACGCCGCATGGGCGGGTTCTCCGCCCGTGGTGGCGTGGAGACCAAGCGGCAGATGCTCATCATCGAAGGCGCGGACGTCCAGCCGACCCTCTTCTGA
- a CDS encoding gamma-aminobutyraldehyde dehydrogenase codes for MHQLKHFIDGEPADSADGAVAEIIDPVTGRPYCTAPVGGAQDVDRALRAAARAFEQWRETTPGDRQAALLKIADAVERRAEEIVRVESANTGKPLAVTTAEEIPVLIDQLRFFAGAARALEGRAAGEYLTGHTSYVRREPIGVCAQVTPWNYPLMMATWKIAPALAAGNTVVLKPSDTTPASTVLLAEIAAEFLPPGVLNVVCGDRATGRALVEHDIPAMVSITGSVRAGIEVAGSAAADLKRVHLELGGKAPVIVFPDADIDDAAETIAGAGFFNAGQDCTAATRVLVHDDVHDEFVAALTRHAEATKTGLPDDPDVLYGPLNSAAHLAKVAGFIERLPAHATVHTGGKRARDEGFFFEPTVVSGVRQDDEISQNEVFGPVITVQRFSGDDEALAAANGVEYGLASSIWTADHRRAMRLSAKLDFGCVWINTHIPLVAEMPHGGFKKSGYGKDLSLYGLEDYTRVKHVMTAW; via the coding sequence GTGCACCAGCTGAAGCACTTCATCGACGGCGAACCCGCGGATTCCGCGGACGGCGCTGTCGCCGAGATCATCGATCCGGTCACCGGACGGCCGTACTGCACCGCGCCGGTCGGCGGCGCGCAGGACGTGGATCGCGCCCTGCGTGCGGCGGCCCGGGCCTTCGAGCAGTGGCGCGAGACCACACCCGGCGACCGCCAGGCCGCGTTGCTGAAGATCGCCGACGCTGTCGAGCGCCGCGCCGAGGAGATCGTCCGCGTCGAGTCGGCGAACACGGGCAAGCCGCTGGCCGTGACCACAGCCGAAGAGATCCCCGTGCTCATCGACCAGTTGCGGTTCTTCGCCGGGGCCGCCCGCGCGCTGGAAGGCCGCGCCGCGGGGGAATACCTCACCGGGCACACCTCCTACGTCCGGCGCGAGCCGATCGGGGTGTGCGCGCAGGTGACGCCGTGGAACTACCCGCTGATGATGGCGACCTGGAAGATCGCGCCCGCGCTGGCGGCCGGGAACACCGTGGTGCTCAAGCCGTCCGACACGACGCCGGCGTCCACTGTGCTCCTCGCCGAGATCGCCGCGGAGTTCCTGCCGCCGGGCGTGCTCAACGTCGTCTGCGGTGACCGGGCCACCGGCCGGGCGCTGGTCGAGCACGACATCCCGGCGATGGTGTCGATCACCGGCTCGGTCCGGGCAGGCATCGAGGTCGCCGGCTCCGCGGCCGCCGACCTCAAGCGCGTCCACTTGGAACTGGGCGGCAAGGCGCCGGTGATCGTCTTCCCGGACGCCGACATCGACGACGCGGCCGAGACCATCGCGGGCGCCGGCTTCTTCAACGCGGGCCAGGACTGCACGGCCGCCACCCGCGTGCTCGTCCACGACGACGTGCACGACGAGTTCGTGGCCGCGCTGACCCGGCACGCGGAGGCGACGAAGACCGGGCTGCCGGACGACCCGGACGTGCTCTACGGGCCGCTCAACAGCGCCGCGCACCTCGCGAAGGTCGCCGGGTTCATCGAGCGGCTGCCCGCGCACGCGACCGTCCACACCGGCGGCAAGCGCGCCCGCGACGAGGGTTTCTTCTTCGAGCCCACCGTGGTCTCCGGTGTCCGGCAGGACGACGAGATCTCGCAGAACGAGGTGTTCGGCCCGGTCATCACGGTGCAGCGGTTCAGCGGCGACGACGAGGCGCTGGCCGCGGCCAACGGCGTCGAGTACGGGCTCGCGTCGTCGATCTGGACCGCCGACCACCGCCGCGCGATGCGCCTGTCCGCGAAGCTCGACTTCGGCTGCGTGTGGATCAACACGCACATCCCGCTGGTGGCCGAAATGCCGCACGGCGGGTTCAAGAAGTCCGGCTACGGCAAGGACCTCTCGCTCTACGGGCTCGAGGACTACACCCGTGTCAAGCACGTCATGACGGCCTGGTGA
- a CDS encoding ABC transporter substrate-binding protein, which yields MRNSRTLRLIAGLMCAGTAVAACGTSSTSSSSSSAGGQGFTPPKLEALSQLGQPEGALNILAWPGYAENGSNDPNVDWVTPFEQATGCKVNVKTFGTSDEAVSLMKTGQYDVISASGDASLRLIAAGDTEPVNTSLIPNYADVFDFLKNKPWNSVNNVSYGVPHGWGANVLTYRTDQVSPAPTSWSVVFDANSPYKGKVTAYDSPIYIADAALYLMKTKPELGIKNPYALDDKQFQAAVDLLKQQRPLVSEYWSDYLKESQALKNGDAVIGTAWQVTVNLTKSEGAPLESTLPVEGATGWSDTWMVATKSPHKTCAYKWLDHIVSPQANAKVAEYFGEAPANPKACSLTADAKHCETYHAGDAAYASQIWYWTTPIAQCVDGRTDVKCKDYGEWTRAWTEIKG from the coding sequence ATGCGCAACAGCCGGACCCTGCGCTTGATCGCGGGGCTGATGTGTGCGGGGACCGCGGTCGCGGCCTGCGGCACGTCGAGCACTTCGTCCAGCTCGTCCAGCGCGGGCGGGCAGGGCTTCACCCCGCCCAAGCTCGAAGCCCTCTCCCAGCTCGGTCAGCCCGAGGGCGCGCTGAACATCCTGGCCTGGCCCGGTTACGCGGAAAACGGGTCCAACGACCCCAACGTCGACTGGGTGACCCCGTTCGAGCAGGCCACCGGGTGCAAGGTCAACGTCAAGACCTTCGGCACCTCCGACGAGGCCGTCAGCCTCATGAAGACCGGCCAGTACGACGTCATCTCCGCCTCCGGTGACGCCTCGCTCCGGCTCATCGCCGCCGGCGACACCGAACCGGTCAACACCAGCCTCATCCCGAACTACGCCGACGTCTTCGACTTCCTCAAGAACAAGCCGTGGAACAGCGTGAACAACGTCTCCTACGGCGTGCCGCACGGCTGGGGCGCCAACGTCCTCACCTACCGCACCGACCAGGTCAGCCCCGCGCCGACGTCGTGGTCGGTGGTCTTCGACGCGAACTCCCCGTACAAGGGCAAGGTCACCGCGTACGACTCGCCGATCTACATCGCCGACGCCGCGCTGTACCTGATGAAGACCAAGCCGGAACTGGGCATCAAGAACCCCTACGCGCTGGACGACAAGCAGTTCCAGGCCGCGGTCGACCTGCTCAAGCAGCAGCGCCCGCTGGTGTCGGAGTACTGGTCGGACTACCTCAAGGAAAGCCAGGCGCTGAAGAACGGCGACGCCGTCATCGGCACCGCGTGGCAGGTGACGGTCAACCTGACCAAGTCCGAGGGCGCGCCGCTCGAGTCGACCCTGCCCGTCGAGGGCGCCACCGGCTGGTCGGACACCTGGATGGTGGCCACCAAGTCGCCGCACAAGACCTGCGCCTACAAGTGGCTCGACCACATCGTCAGCCCGCAGGCCAACGCGAAGGTCGCCGAGTACTTCGGCGAGGCCCCGGCCAACCCGAAGGCCTGCTCGCTGACCGCGGACGCCAAGCACTGCGAGACCTACCACGCCGGTGACGCCGCCTACGCGAGCCAGATCTGGTACTGGACCACGCCGATCGCGCAGTGCGTCGACGGCCGCACCGACGTCAAGTGCAAGGACTACGGCGAGTGGACTCGCGCGTGGACGGAGATCAAGGGCTGA
- a CDS encoding undecaprenyl-diphosphate phosphatase, translating into MSAVTYFEAIVVGALQGVSELFPVSSLGHSILIPAWLGGSWAQDLSMGGESPYLAVLVAMHVATALALVVFYRRDWVRIVRGLWTSVRDRRVSDADQRLAWLLVLATIPVGLAGLLLESALRDFLGKPVPTAVFLALNGVVLLAVERSARAARRPVPVAPVPEPSEVTRDFSAEITMPIRIIRAEEAADRRLARLGVGEAVLIGAAQILALFPGISRSGITMVAGLRRGLSHEDAARFAFLLATPVILAAGVLKLPSLFTPANQASLGPALVGSLVAGVAAYLALRFLTRYFETRTLTPFAIYCVVAGLGSLAYFLA; encoded by the coding sequence ATGTCCGCTGTGACATATTTCGAGGCGATTGTCGTCGGCGCTTTGCAGGGCGTGTCGGAATTGTTTCCGGTGTCCAGCCTCGGGCACAGCATCCTGATTCCGGCCTGGCTGGGCGGTTCCTGGGCGCAGGACCTGAGCATGGGCGGCGAATCGCCGTACCTGGCGGTGCTCGTCGCGATGCACGTCGCGACCGCACTGGCGCTGGTGGTTTTCTACCGGCGGGACTGGGTGCGCATCGTGCGCGGGTTGTGGACTTCGGTGCGTGACCGCCGCGTGTCCGACGCCGACCAGCGGCTGGCGTGGTTGCTGGTGCTGGCGACGATCCCGGTCGGGCTGGCCGGGTTGCTGCTGGAAAGCGCGTTGCGGGACTTCCTCGGCAAACCGGTGCCCACCGCGGTGTTCCTGGCGCTCAACGGGGTCGTGCTGCTGGCCGTGGAGCGGTCCGCGCGTGCTGCACGCCGGCCGGTCCCAGTCGCGCCGGTGCCCGAGCCGTCGGAGGTGACGCGGGACTTTTCGGCGGAGATCACGATGCCGATCCGGATCATCCGGGCCGAGGAGGCCGCCGACCGCCGTCTGGCGCGGCTCGGCGTCGGCGAGGCGGTGCTGATCGGGGCGGCGCAAATCCTCGCGTTGTTCCCCGGGATCAGCCGGTCCGGCATCACGATGGTGGCCGGCCTGCGGCGGGGTTTGTCGCACGAGGACGCCGCGCGGTTCGCGTTCCTGCTGGCCACGCCGGTGATTCTGGCCGCGGGGGTGCTGAAGCTGCCGTCGCTGTTCACGCCGGCGAATCAGGCCTCCCTCGGGCCTGCGCTGGTGGGCAGCCTGGTTGCCGGGGTGGCCGCGTACCTGGCGCTGCGATTCCTGACGCGTTATTTCGAGACGCGCACTTTGACGCCGTTCGCGATTTATTGCGTGGTCGCCGGACTCGGGAGTCTCGCGTATTTCCTGGCGTGA
- the panB gene encoding 3-methyl-2-oxobutanoate hydroxymethyltransferase, whose product MSTTSGETAAPYGSGPASGAPAKKVRIPHLQELKRRGEPWPMLTTYDMYTAELFDEAGIPVLLVGDSAANNVFGYETSLPVTVDELLPLVRAVTRAAKRALVVADLPFGSYQLSPEQALATAVRFMKEGRAHAVKLEGGRRFAPHVEALTGAGVPVMGHIGFTPQSEHNLGGYRVQGRGEAGADLIADALALQEAGAFAVVMEMVPAEVAKQVTHELKIPTVGIGAGPDCDAQVLVWQDMAGLRRGKAPRFVKRYADLAGALSGAAAAFADEVRRGEFPAPEHAFH is encoded by the coding sequence ATGTCCACCACCAGCGGCGAGACCGCGGCCCCGTACGGCTCCGGCCCGGCTTCCGGCGCCCCGGCCAAGAAGGTCCGCATCCCCCACCTGCAGGAACTCAAGCGCCGCGGCGAGCCGTGGCCCATGCTCACCACTTACGACATGTACACGGCCGAACTGTTCGACGAGGCCGGCATCCCGGTGCTCCTCGTCGGCGACTCGGCCGCCAACAACGTCTTCGGCTACGAGACCTCGCTCCCGGTGACCGTCGACGAGCTGCTCCCCCTCGTCCGCGCCGTCACCCGCGCCGCGAAACGCGCGCTCGTCGTCGCGGACCTGCCGTTCGGCTCCTACCAGCTCTCCCCCGAACAGGCCCTCGCCACCGCCGTCCGCTTCATGAAGGAAGGCCGAGCGCACGCGGTCAAACTCGAAGGCGGCCGCCGGTTCGCGCCGCACGTCGAGGCCCTCACCGGCGCGGGCGTGCCCGTCATGGGTCACATCGGCTTCACCCCGCAGAGCGAGCACAACCTCGGCGGCTACCGGGTACAGGGCCGCGGCGAGGCGGGCGCCGACCTGATCGCCGACGCGCTCGCGCTCCAGGAAGCCGGCGCGTTCGCCGTGGTCATGGAGATGGTGCCGGCCGAAGTCGCGAAGCAGGTCACGCACGAGCTGAAGATCCCGACGGTCGGCATCGGGGCTGGCCCGGACTGCGACGCCCAGGTGCTGGTGTGGCAGGACATGGCCGGCCTGCGCCGCGGCAAGGCGCCCCGCTTCGTCAAGCGGTACGCCGACCTCGCCGGCGCCCTGTCCGGCGCCGCGGCCGCCTTCGCCGACGAAGTGCGCCGCGGCGAGTTCCCCGCGCCCGAGCACGCCTTCCACTGA
- a CDS encoding aspartate/glutamate racemase family protein, whose translation MGTLRVGVVASFDFTRDDEIRRWLPDGVELEVRRTAEAPADDNLTMVSALSDPAYLAAPVRALCDTGAAAIAYACTACSFVGGEAGEHALREAMESCGAPRALTTSGAVVDALRSVGAQRVAVVHPYAPAVGRRLQTYLTAHGFEITRITGFALAVDEVPDVQPEEVTDLIREGNSPTAEAVFVSCTGLPTYDVIAPLERELGKPVITANQATMWALLHSVGEKALGQGQHLLVS comes from the coding sequence ATGGGCACACTGCGGGTCGGCGTCGTCGCGTCGTTCGACTTCACCCGGGACGACGAGATCCGCCGCTGGCTGCCGGACGGGGTCGAGTTGGAGGTGCGCCGGACGGCCGAGGCGCCGGCCGACGACAACCTGACGATGGTGTCCGCGCTGTCCGATCCCGCGTACCTGGCGGCCCCGGTTCGCGCGCTGTGCGACACGGGCGCGGCGGCGATCGCCTACGCCTGCACCGCGTGCAGTTTCGTCGGCGGTGAGGCGGGCGAACACGCCCTGCGGGAAGCGATGGAGTCGTGCGGCGCGCCCCGGGCGCTGACCACGTCCGGGGCGGTTGTCGACGCCCTGCGGAGCGTGGGCGCGCAGCGGGTGGCCGTGGTGCACCCGTACGCGCCCGCGGTGGGCCGACGCCTGCAGACGTACCTGACGGCGCACGGCTTCGAAATCACCAGGATCACCGGTTTCGCCCTGGCAGTCGACGAAGTCCCCGACGTCCAGCCCGAGGAGGTGACGGACCTGATCCGCGAGGGCAACAGCCCCACGGCCGAGGCGGTGTTCGTGAGCTGCACCGGCCTGCCCACCTACGACGTGATCGCGCCGCTGGAGCGGGAGCTGGGCAAGCCCGTGATCACCGCGAACCAGGCCACGATGTGGGCACTGCTCCACAGCGTGGGCGAAAAGGCACTCGGCCAGGGACAACACCTGCTGGTGAGCTGA